A window from Rhinolophus sinicus isolate RSC01 linkage group LG01, ASM3656204v1, whole genome shotgun sequence encodes these proteins:
- the CLDN14 gene encoding claudin-14, with protein MASTAVQILGFLFCFLGMVGTLITTILPHWRRTAHVGTNILTAVSYLKGLWMECVWHSTGIYQCQIYRSLLALPSDLQAARALMVISCLLSGVACACAVVGMKCTRCAKGTPAKTTFAVLGGALFILAGLLCMVAVSWTTNDVVQNFYNPLLPSGMKFEIGQALYLGFISSSLSLIGGTLLCLACQDEAPSRPSQAQPRATTATAATVPSYRPPTAYKDNRAPSVTSASYSGYRLNDYV; from the coding sequence ATGGCCAGCACGGCCGTGCAGATCCTGGGCTTCCTGTTCTGCTTCCTGGGTATGGTGGGCACACTGATCACCACCATCCTGCCGCACTGGCGCAGGACAGCGCATGTGGGCACCAACATCCTGACGGCCGTGTCCTACCTGAAGGGGCTGTGGATGGAGTGCGTGTGGCACAGCACGGGCATCTACCAGTGCCAGATCTACCGCTCGCTGCTGGCGCTGCCCAGCGACCTGCAGGCGGCCCGCGCGCTCATGGTCATCTCCTGCCTGCTGTCCGGGGTGGCCTGCGCCTGTGCGGTGGTCGGCATGAAGTGCACGCGCTGCGCCAAGGGCACGCCGGCCAAGACCACGTTCGCCGTGTTGGGCGGCGCGCTCTTCATCCTGGCGGGCCTGCTGTGCATGGTGGCGGTCTCCTGGACCACCAACGACGTGGTGCAGAATTTCTACAACCCGCTGTTGCCCAGCGGCATGAAGTTCGAGATCGGGCAGGCCCTGTACCTCGGCTTCATCTCCTCGTCCCTGTCGCTCATCGGCGGCACCCTGCTCTGCCTGGCCTGCCAGGACGAGGCACCCTCCAGGCCCTCGCAGGCTCAGCCCAGGGCCACCACCGCCACCGCGGCCACTGTGCCCTCCTACCGGCCGCCCACCGCCTACAAGGACAACCGGGCCCCCTCGGTCACCTCAGCCTCCTACAGCGGGTACAGGTTGAACGACTACGTGTGA